The following coding sequences lie in one Hyalangium ruber genomic window:
- the rpsO gene encoding 30S ribosomal protein S15 — protein MSLHQERKSELVTKFRTHETDTGSPEVQVALLSERINMLTEHFKTHKKDHHSRRGLLKLVGQRRRLLDYLKTKDTVRYRKLIEGLGIRK, from the coding sequence ATGTCGTTGCATCAGGAACGCAAGAGCGAGCTCGTTACGAAGTTCCGGACCCACGAGACGGACACCGGGTCTCCCGAGGTGCAGGTGGCGCTGCTGTCCGAGCGCATCAACATGCTCACCGAGCACTTCAAGACCCACAAGAAGGACCACCACTCTCGGCGCGGTCTGCTGAAGCTGGTGGGTCAGCGTCGTCGGCTCCTGGACTACCTGAAGACCAAGGACACCGTGCGCTACCGCAAGCTCATCGAGGGCCTCGGTATCCGCAAGTAG
- the pnp gene encoding polyribonucleotide nucleotidyltransferase: MLKKSVKIGDSELSIETGRLAKQADGSVVVRYGDTMLLVTAVSAREKKDVDFLPLTVEYQEKLYSAGRIPGSYFKREGRLTEKETLASRLVDRSARPLFPEGYAYETQIIAGVISADPENEGDIHGITGASAALWVSDIPFNGPIAGIRVGRVEGKFVANPTAKQREQSDIDLVMAVSREAIVMVEGGAEEVSEADMVAALEFGKQAVQPALDIQDELRRELGKTVRSYEKQASIDEGLKAKVRELAWDGIVKGYTIKEKGARYETLGKAKKETVAKLKEQLGETFTPTVEKHAKQVVEDLKYEHMRQLTVDGGRIGARGHAEVRKITCEVGVLPRTHGSAVFTRGETQALVVTTLGTSEDEQRLELLGGMAFKRFMLHYNFPPFSVNETKPLRGPGRREVGHGALAERALRNMAPKSDSFPYTIRLVSDILESNGSSSMASVCGGTLALMDAGVPIKAPVAGIAMGLVKEGDKVAILSDILGDEDHLGDMDFKVCGTSKGITSIQMDIKITGLTTEIMSRALEQARQGRIHILGEMLKAMPEARKEISQYAPRITTIQIRPEYIKNVIGPGGKVIKDIIARTGASINIEDSGRVDIASANSDAVKAAIAMIQALTREAEIGKIYTGTVRKIAEFGAFVELFPGTDGLIHISELSDKRVKSVSDVLKEGDEVLVKVVSIDKTGKIRLSRKEAMAERAAAQQQTTPPTGDGAPAAAPTTPPTAKA; this comes from the coding sequence ATGCTGAAGAAGAGCGTCAAGATTGGCGACAGTGAGCTGAGCATTGAAACGGGCCGTCTGGCCAAGCAGGCCGACGGCTCCGTGGTGGTTCGCTACGGCGACACCATGCTGCTGGTCACCGCGGTGAGCGCGCGGGAGAAGAAGGACGTCGACTTCCTGCCCCTCACGGTGGAGTACCAGGAGAAGCTGTACTCGGCGGGCCGCATCCCCGGCAGCTACTTCAAGCGCGAGGGCCGGCTGACGGAGAAGGAGACGCTGGCCAGCCGCCTGGTGGACCGCTCCGCCCGCCCGCTGTTCCCCGAGGGCTACGCGTACGAGACGCAGATCATCGCCGGCGTCATCTCCGCGGACCCGGAGAACGAGGGTGACATTCACGGCATCACCGGCGCCTCGGCGGCGCTGTGGGTGTCGGACATCCCGTTCAACGGCCCCATCGCGGGCATCCGCGTGGGCCGCGTGGAGGGGAAGTTCGTGGCCAACCCCACGGCCAAGCAGCGCGAGCAGAGCGACATCGACCTGGTCATGGCGGTGAGCCGCGAGGCCATCGTGATGGTGGAGGGTGGCGCCGAGGAGGTGAGCGAGGCGGACATGGTGGCCGCGCTCGAGTTCGGCAAGCAGGCCGTGCAGCCCGCGCTGGACATCCAGGACGAGCTGCGCCGCGAGCTGGGCAAGACGGTGCGCTCCTACGAGAAGCAGGCCTCCATCGACGAGGGGCTCAAGGCCAAGGTTCGTGAGCTGGCCTGGGACGGCATCGTCAAGGGCTACACCATCAAGGAGAAGGGCGCTCGCTACGAGACGCTGGGCAAGGCGAAGAAGGAGACCGTCGCCAAGCTCAAGGAGCAGCTGGGCGAGACGTTCACCCCCACCGTGGAGAAGCACGCCAAGCAGGTGGTGGAGGACCTGAAGTACGAGCACATGCGCCAGCTCACCGTGGACGGGGGCCGCATCGGCGCCCGTGGCCACGCGGAGGTCCGCAAGATTACGTGCGAGGTGGGCGTGCTCCCGCGCACCCACGGCAGCGCGGTGTTCACCCGCGGCGAGACGCAGGCGCTGGTGGTGACGACGCTGGGCACCAGCGAGGACGAGCAGCGCCTGGAGCTGCTGGGCGGCATGGCCTTCAAGCGCTTCATGCTGCACTACAACTTCCCGCCGTTCAGCGTGAACGAGACCAAGCCGCTGCGCGGCCCGGGTCGTCGCGAGGTCGGCCACGGCGCGCTGGCCGAGCGCGCCCTGCGCAACATGGCGCCCAAGAGCGACTCGTTCCCGTACACCATCCGCCTGGTGTCGGACATCCTGGAGTCCAACGGCTCCTCGTCCATGGCCTCGGTGTGCGGTGGCACGCTGGCGCTGATGGACGCGGGCGTGCCCATCAAGGCGCCGGTGGCCGGCATCGCCATGGGCCTGGTGAAGGAGGGCGACAAGGTCGCCATCCTCTCGGACATCCTCGGTGACGAGGACCACCTGGGCGACATGGACTTCAAGGTGTGCGGCACCTCGAAGGGCATCACCTCCATCCAGATGGACATCAAGATCACCGGTCTCACCACGGAGATCATGAGCCGCGCGCTGGAGCAGGCGCGTCAGGGCCGCATCCACATCCTGGGCGAGATGCTCAAGGCGATGCCCGAGGCCCGCAAGGAGATCAGCCAGTACGCTCCTCGCATCACCACCATCCAGATCCGTCCCGAGTACATCAAGAACGTCATCGGGCCGGGCGGCAAGGTCATCAAGGACATCATCGCGCGCACGGGCGCCTCGATTAACATCGAGGACTCGGGCCGGGTGGACATCGCGAGCGCCAACAGCGACGCGGTGAAGGCCGCCATCGCGATGATCCAGGCGCTCACGCGCGAGGCGGAGATCGGGAAGATCTACACGGGCACGGTGCGGAAGATCGCCGAGTTCGGCGCCTTCGTGGAGCTGTTCCCGGGCACCGACGGCCTCATCCACATCTCCGAGCTGTCGGACAAGCGCGTCAAGAGCGTGTCGGACGTGCTGAAGGAGGGCGACGAGGTGCTGGTGAAGGTGGTCAGCATCGACAAGACGGGCAAGATCCGCCTGTCGCGCAAGGAGGCCATGGCCGAGCGCGCCGCCGCTCAGCAGCAGACCACGCCGCCCACGGGTGACGGGGCTCCGGCCGCCGCGCCCACCACGCCTCCGACCGCGAAGGCCTGA